In the Devosia sp. SL43 genome, one interval contains:
- a CDS encoding Lrp/AsnC family transcriptional regulator — MTVQALAERVGLSPSPCLRRIRQLEAAGIISGYSANVEQKAVGLPVSVFISIKLERQRARELDAFGAAISRWPEVMECYLMTGQFDFLLRVVCADLEAYEHFLREKLTQIEGVASIESSFSLGQVKHSRVLPI, encoded by the coding sequence ATGACCGTCCAGGCGCTGGCGGAGCGGGTGGGGCTGTCGCCGTCACCATGCCTGAGGAGAATACGCCAGCTCGAGGCGGCGGGGATTATTTCGGGCTATTCGGCCAATGTGGAGCAGAAGGCGGTCGGGCTGCCGGTTTCGGTGTTCATTTCCATCAAGCTGGAGCGGCAGCGGGCGCGGGAACTGGATGCCTTCGGGGCGGCGATCAGCCGCTGGCCGGAGGTGATGGAATGCTACCTGATGACCGGGCAGTTCGACTTCCTGCTGCGGGTGGTCTGTGCCGATCTCGAGGCCTACGAGCACTTCCTGCGCGAGAAGCTGACGCAGATCGAGGGCGTGGCGTCGATCGAGAGCAGCTTTTCGCTCGGGCAGGTCAAGCACTCGCGGGTGCTGCCGATCTAG
- a CDS encoding transketolase-like TK C-terminal-containing protein, translating into MDRVEAIEALTRKALWLSNWMIHHANHIRPNVDGVKVGGHQASSASMAAIMAALYFGVLKPEDRVAVKPHAAPVFHAIQYLFGKQTLEKLENFRAFGGAQSYPSRTKDTDDVDISTGSVGLGVAFTAFASLIQDYVRAKPWANKSRPEGRMIALVGDAELDEGNIYECLLEGWKHGLRNTWWVIDYNRQSLDGVVREGLYDRIEAIFRAFDWNVVTLKYGALQRAAFAEPGGDRLKAWIDAAPNAIYSALMFRGGAAWRERLLDEIGDQGDLTALLARRSDAELAELMANLGGHCTPSLLEQFEAAGGERPTVFIAYTVKGWATPLAGHKDNHAGQMTGAQMDTLRRSMSVREGHEWDKFEGLADPEAIERFLAGVPFNTGASRRHTSPTVATIGPQFVGTGATSTQTAFGKILDAIAKTDSDLARRIITTSPDVTVSTNLGTWVNRRNLFARREMVDVFQKESIPSAQKWRFTPEGQHLELGIAEMNLFLALGAAGLSHSLFGERLLPIGTLYDPFISRGLDALNYACYQDARFLLVATPSGVSLAGEGGAHQSIASPLIGMAQDGLASFEPAFADELSVIIDWAFDYMQRFGDARPDLADWPRDVTGGSVYLRLSTRSIEQPPRSVDKALTDGIIRGAYWLKPPTPECDVVIAYQGVLASEAIEAAGRLGGDRRNVAVLAVTSADRLNAGWHAAQRARLHGEFNARSHIEALLAEVPRHAGLITAIDAHPATLGWLGSVLGHRTITLGVEHFGQTGTVHDLYAHFGIDAAAIENAARGIVGGGR; encoded by the coding sequence ATGGATCGTGTGGAAGCCATCGAGGCGCTGACGCGCAAGGCGCTGTGGCTGTCCAACTGGATGATCCACCACGCCAACCACATCCGCCCCAACGTGGATGGCGTAAAAGTCGGCGGTCACCAGGCCAGTTCCGCCTCCATGGCCGCCATCATGGCCGCGCTCTATTTCGGCGTGCTGAAGCCGGAAGATCGCGTCGCGGTCAAACCCCACGCCGCCCCGGTCTTCCACGCCATCCAGTACCTGTTCGGCAAGCAGACGCTGGAAAAGCTCGAAAACTTCCGCGCCTTCGGCGGCGCCCAATCCTATCCCAGCCGCACCAAGGACACTGACGACGTCGACATCTCCACCGGCTCAGTCGGCCTCGGCGTCGCCTTCACCGCCTTCGCCTCGTTAATCCAGGACTATGTCCGGGCAAAACCCTGGGCCAACAAATCCCGCCCCGAAGGCCGAATGATCGCCCTGGTCGGCGACGCCGAACTGGACGAGGGCAACATCTACGAGTGCCTGCTCGAGGGCTGGAAGCACGGGCTGCGCAACACCTGGTGGGTCATCGACTACAACCGCCAGAGCCTCGACGGCGTCGTTCGCGAGGGTCTGTACGACCGCATCGAAGCCATCTTCCGCGCCTTCGACTGGAACGTCGTCACCCTCAAATACGGCGCCCTGCAGCGCGCTGCCTTCGCCGAACCCGGCGGCGATCGCCTCAAGGCCTGGATCGACGCCGCGCCCAACGCCATCTACTCCGCCCTGATGTTCCGCGGCGGCGCCGCCTGGCGCGAGCGGCTGCTCGACGAAATCGGCGACCAAGGCGACTTGACTGCCCTCCTCGCGCGTCGCAGCGACGCCGAACTGGCCGAACTCATGGCCAATCTCGGCGGCCATTGCACGCCCAGCCTGCTCGAACAGTTCGAAGCCGCAGGCGGCGAGAGGCCGACCGTCTTCATCGCCTACACCGTCAAGGGCTGGGCCACGCCGCTCGCCGGCCATAAGGACAATCATGCTGGCCAGATGACTGGTGCGCAGATGGACACCCTGCGCAGATCCATGAGCGTCCGCGAAGGCCACGAATGGGACAAGTTCGAGGGGCTGGCTGATCCAGAAGCAATCGAACGCTTCCTCGCCGGAGTTCCTTTCAACACCGGCGCATCCCGCCGCCACACCTCGCCGACTGTCGCCACCATCGGCCCGCAATTCGTCGGCACCGGCGCCACCTCTACGCAAACCGCTTTCGGCAAGATCCTCGACGCCATCGCCAAGACCGACAGCGACCTCGCCCGCCGTATTATTACCACCTCGCCCGACGTCACGGTTTCGACCAACCTTGGCACCTGGGTGAACCGCCGCAACCTCTTCGCCCGCCGCGAAATGGTCGACGTCTTCCAGAAAGAATCTATCCCCAGTGCCCAGAAGTGGCGCTTTACCCCCGAAGGCCAGCATCTCGAACTCGGCATCGCGGAAATGAACCTGTTCCTTGCTCTCGGCGCGGCTGGCCTTAGCCATTCGCTCTTCGGCGAGCGTCTGCTGCCCATTGGCACACTCTACGATCCGTTCATCTCCCGTGGCCTCGATGCCCTGAATTATGCCTGCTACCAGGATGCCCGCTTTCTGCTCGTCGCTACGCCCTCCGGCGTATCGCTGGCCGGCGAGGGCGGCGCCCACCAGTCCATTGCCAGTCCGCTGATCGGCATGGCGCAGGATGGGCTGGCCAGCTTCGAACCCGCCTTTGCCGACGAGCTCTCTGTCATCATCGACTGGGCTTTCGACTACATGCAGCGCTTCGGCGATGCCCGCCCCGATCTCGCTGACTGGCCGCGTGACGTCACCGGCGGCTCGGTCTATCTTCGCCTCTCCACCCGCAGCATCGAGCAGCCACCGCGCAGCGTGGACAAGGCTCTCACCGACGGCATCATCCGCGGCGCCTATTGGTTGAAACCTCCGACGCCCGAATGCGATGTCGTCATCGCCTACCAGGGCGTCCTCGCCAGCGAAGCTATTGAGGCCGCAGGCCGCCTCGGCGGCGATCGCCGGAACGTCGCTGTTCTGGCCGTCACCTCGGCCGACCGTCTCAATGCCGGCTGGCACGCCGCCCAGCGTGCGCGCCTACATGGCGAGTTCAACGCCCGCAGTCACATCGAAGCGCTCCTGGCCGAAGTGCCCCGCCATGCTGGGCTCATTACCGCCATCGACGCGCATCCCGCCACGCTGGGCTGGCTCGGCAGCGTCCTCGGCCACCGCACGATCACCCTGGGCGTCGAACATTTCGGCCAGACCGGAACTGTCCACGACCTCTATGCCCATTTCGGCATCGACGCGGCGGCGATCGAAAACGCGGCACGCGGCATAGTGGGTGGAGGCAGATGA
- a CDS encoding peptide ABC transporter substrate-binding protein: MNLMLKIAGALTVATAMTAPSLAQTTIVAPSGSTAGTYMDYMKTVYDRGTGSELLQIPIATFDKEFELTPMAAESWSQSEDGLTWTFKLRSGLVWSDGEPLTAEDFVFALQRAATSGYDFAWYWDFAGGIKGWKEVTEGTAEASTLGLKAVDDLTIEVTTVAPKPYFPSVTSLWYPVPKHKVDELGDDWALDVASIVSSGPFEIESWEKSNNSVVFTKSDTYTGPWSPMIDRLELDPTLNAPEVGLPAFLAGDSDYSFLNTGQVPVATQRFPDGIRQNAVFATSYISYDLDAAPFNDVNVRRAFYYAVDRAELTSTVLKDIAIPAGSILPPGYPGYNPDVVAQATFDPEKAKQFLADAGFANGEGFPDVEIWYREEGGYNGAIIPAMAQYLQAEFKEVLGITLNIRALPGPEWMDGLRGKKNNIFIAPYEYDYLDPSNFYGIFYNGGRHGYFIPEYDELVAKADSESDWDTRYQLYADAEQVMIDQGLIIPLVHPITIAVVSDQVTGDGVQPNSLGFTQLDRLGHYFFTHITKQ, encoded by the coding sequence ATGAACCTAATGCTGAAGATTGCCGGGGCGCTGACTGTCGCCACCGCCATGACTGCGCCGTCGCTGGCCCAGACAACCATCGTCGCACCCAGCGGCAGCACCGCCGGCACCTATATGGACTACATGAAGACCGTGTACGATCGCGGCACCGGCTCCGAGCTGCTGCAGATCCCGATCGCCACCTTCGACAAGGAGTTCGAGCTCACGCCGATGGCGGCCGAGAGCTGGAGCCAGTCCGAAGATGGCCTCACTTGGACCTTCAAGCTCCGCTCCGGTCTCGTCTGGTCCGATGGCGAACCGCTCACCGCCGAGGACTTCGTTTTCGCCCTGCAGCGCGCCGCCACCTCGGGCTATGACTTCGCCTGGTACTGGGACTTTGCCGGCGGCATCAAGGGCTGGAAGGAAGTCACCGAAGGCACCGCCGAAGCCTCGACGCTCGGCCTCAAGGCCGTCGATGACCTCACCATCGAAGTCACCACCGTCGCGCCCAAGCCTTACTTCCCGTCGGTCACCAGCCTCTGGTACCCGGTTCCCAAGCACAAGGTCGACGAGCTCGGCGACGACTGGGCCCTCGATGTCGCCTCGATCGTCTCCTCCGGTCCGTTCGAAATCGAGAGCTGGGAGAAGTCGAACAACTCTGTCGTCTTCACCAAGTCCGATACCTATACTGGCCCCTGGTCGCCAATGATCGATCGTCTCGAACTCGATCCGACCCTCAACGCCCCCGAAGTCGGCCTCCCGGCCTTCCTCGCCGGTGACTCCGACTATTCGTTCCTCAATACCGGCCAGGTGCCGGTGGCGACCCAGCGCTTCCCCGACGGCATCCGTCAGAACGCCGTCTTCGCCACCTCGTACATTTCGTACGACCTCGACGCTGCGCCGTTCAACGACGTCAACGTCCGCCGCGCCTTCTACTATGCGGTTGATCGCGCCGAGCTGACCTCCACCGTCCTCAAGGACATCGCCATCCCGGCCGGCTCGATCCTGCCGCCCGGCTATCCTGGCTACAATCCTGACGTCGTGGCCCAGGCCACCTTCGACCCTGAGAAGGCCAAGCAGTTCCTGGCCGATGCCGGCTTCGCCAATGGCGAAGGCTTCCCCGATGTCGAGATCTGGTACCGCGAAGAAGGCGGCTATAACGGCGCCATCATCCCGGCCATGGCGCAGTATCTCCAGGCCGAATTCAAGGAAGTCCTGGGCATCACCCTCAACATCCGCGCCCTGCCGGGCCCGGAATGGATGGATGGCTTGCGCGGCAAGAAGAACAACATCTTCATCGCGCCCTATGAATACGACTATCTCGATCCGTCCAACTTCTACGGCATTTTCTACAATGGCGGCCGTCACGGCTATTTCATTCCGGAATATGACGAGCTAGTCGCCAAGGCCGACTCAGAATCCGATTGGGACACCCGCTATCAGCTCTATGCCGATGCCGAGCAGGTCATGATCGACCAGGGCCTGATCATCCCGCTCGTCCATCCGATCACCATCGCCGTGGTGTCGGACCAGGTTACCGGCGACGGCGTCCAGCCGAACTCGCTCGGCTTCACCCAGCTCGACCGCCTCGGCCACTACTTCTTCACGCACATCACGAAGCAGTAG
- a CDS encoding ABC transporter ATP-binding protein: MSLVEIQDLKVSFSQYGGQIDAVRGVSFTVNEGESLGIVGESGSGKSVSCSALLRLLPATANVSASKMTLDGIDVLKADKDDLKRMRGRAAAMIFQDPMTAFDPVFTIGHQIVETIQAHRNIGKREALAEAEQLLLRVEIKNAGDVLKYYPHQLSGGMLQRAMIAMALSCRPKVLIADEPTTALDVTIQAQILQLIKKVQAEFGMALIMITHDLGVIAETVDRVLVMYGGEVMEEGTVQQIFEAPTHDYTKTLLASLHSKFEPSKGDPDAIAPALELRGLGKSFRIRRRKGFTVSYAEFQAVQTVDVVLPRNRIVAIVGESGSGKTTTGLMAMRLTEPSRGQILVDGTDISSLDNAALIPFRKRMQIVFQDSYSALDPMMTLAQIIAEPLHIHGMGSSREQTEKALGWLDRVGLPRSFGSRYAHELSGGQRQRVAIARALILEPTVLVADEPTSALDVTVKAQIINLLKQLQAEMGLSILFISHDLSTVKSLTDSVVVMYRGRVVEEGPTERLFADPQHPYTRALLDAIPATSPSERRLRNFLSADEINAQTPRYTAIQTGAAPNATPQLVTIAPGHRVEAIVTN, encoded by the coding sequence ATGTCCCTTGTTGAAATCCAGGACCTCAAGGTCAGCTTCAGCCAGTATGGCGGCCAGATCGACGCGGTCCGCGGCGTGAGCTTCACCGTCAACGAGGGCGAAAGCCTGGGCATTGTCGGCGAATCCGGCTCGGGAAAATCCGTCAGCTGCAGCGCCCTGCTCCGCCTGCTGCCGGCAACCGCCAATGTCAGCGCCAGCAAGATGACCTTGGACGGAATCGACGTCCTCAAGGCCGACAAGGACGATCTCAAACGCATGCGCGGCCGCGCCGCCGCAATGATCTTTCAGGATCCGATGACGGCTTTCGATCCCGTCTTCACCATCGGCCACCAGATCGTCGAAACCATCCAGGCCCACCGCAATATCGGCAAGCGCGAGGCCTTGGCCGAAGCTGAGCAGCTACTGCTCCGCGTCGAAATCAAGAACGCCGGCGACGTCCTCAAATACTACCCGCACCAGCTCTCAGGCGGCATGCTGCAGCGCGCCATGATCGCCATGGCCCTGTCCTGCCGCCCCAAGGTGCTGATCGCCGACGAACCGACCACCGCGCTCGATGTCACCATCCAGGCGCAGATCCTCCAGCTCATCAAGAAAGTGCAGGCCGAATTCGGCATGGCGCTGATCATGATCACCCACGACCTCGGAGTCATCGCCGAAACCGTCGATCGCGTGCTGGTCATGTATGGCGGCGAGGTGATGGAAGAAGGTACCGTCCAGCAGATTTTCGAGGCACCGACGCACGACTACACCAAGACCCTGCTGGCCAGCCTCCATTCCAAATTCGAGCCGTCAAAAGGCGATCCCGACGCCATCGCGCCTGCGCTGGAGCTGCGCGGCCTCGGCAAATCCTTCCGCATTCGCCGCCGCAAGGGCTTCACTGTCAGCTACGCCGAATTCCAGGCGGTGCAAACCGTCGATGTCGTCCTGCCGCGCAACCGCATCGTCGCCATCGTCGGCGAAAGCGGTTCCGGCAAGACCACCACCGGCCTCATGGCCATGCGCCTCACCGAACCGTCCAGGGGCCAGATCTTGGTCGATGGCACCGACATCTCCAGCCTCGACAACGCCGCGCTCATCCCCTTCCGCAAACGCATGCAGATCGTCTTTCAGGACAGCTATTCGGCCCTCGACCCGATGATGACGCTGGCCCAGATCATCGCCGAACCGCTGCATATCCACGGCATGGGAAGCTCCCGCGAGCAGACCGAGAAAGCCCTCGGCTGGCTTGATCGTGTCGGCCTGCCGCGCAGTTTCGGCAGCCGCTATGCCCATGAACTCTCCGGCGGCCAGCGCCAGCGCGTCGCCATCGCCCGCGCCCTGATCCTCGAACCCACGGTCCTTGTCGCCGACGAGCCAACATCCGCCCTCGACGTCACCGTCAAGGCGCAGATCATCAACCTGCTCAAGCAGCTGCAGGCGGAGATGGGGCTATCCATCCTGTTCATCAGCCACGACCTCTCCACCGTAAAGTCGCTCACCGACAGCGTCGTCGTCATGTATCGCGGTCGCGTCGTCGAGGAAGGCCCGACCGAACGCCTCTTCGCCGATCCGCAGCATCCCTATACGCGCGCTCTGCTCGACGCCATTCCGGCCACCAGCCCAAGCGAACGCCGACTGCGCAACTTCCTCTCCGCCGACGAAATCAACGCCCAGACGCCGCGCTACACCGCCATCCAGACCGGCGCCGCCCCCAACGCCACCCCCCAACTGGTCACCATCGCCCCGGGCCACCGGGTCGAGGCGATCGTGACGAATTGA
- a CDS encoding ABC transporter permease — protein MLAHIIRRILSVAFTFIVVSVIIFMMMHSVPGGPFDANDMPVSEAVRAKMMAQWGLDQPLHVQYFQYMWGVLHLDFGVPFQSPGETVVELISRAWVPSLILGGSGVLIGAPLGILLGMAAALHRNTWIDYLASTVATLGLTIPVFVTSMLLILIFAVWLNWLPASGWPQPNRWILPIICYATIPLATYARYTRSAMLDTLNRPFVTVLRAKGLSENRIIFQHVMRNSAIPLVTVFLPMFIGTATGSIFVEAMFRVPGLGAYFVSSIEVRDYTLQMALMLMITFMYCVAYLLSDIIYALLNPRIRVGGAE, from the coding sequence ATGCTAGCCCACATCATCCGCCGCATCCTGTCGGTCGCCTTCACCTTCATCGTCGTCTCGGTCATCATCTTCATGATGATGCATTCGGTGCCTGGCGGCCCGTTCGACGCCAATGACATGCCGGTCTCCGAAGCCGTCCGCGCCAAGATGATGGCGCAGTGGGGCCTCGATCAGCCACTGCATGTCCAGTATTTCCAGTATATGTGGGGTGTGCTCCACCTCGATTTCGGTGTGCCCTTCCAGAGCCCGGGCGAGACCGTCGTCGAGCTCATCTCGCGCGCCTGGGTCCCCAGCCTGATCCTCGGCGGATCAGGCGTTCTCATCGGCGCCCCGCTCGGCATTCTTCTCGGCATGGCTGCCGCGCTCCATCGCAATACGTGGATCGATTATCTCGCTTCGACCGTCGCGACGCTGGGCCTCACCATCCCAGTCTTCGTCACCTCGATGCTGCTGATCCTCATCTTCGCTGTCTGGCTCAATTGGCTCCCCGCTAGCGGCTGGCCGCAGCCCAACCGCTGGATCCTGCCCATCATCTGCTACGCCACCATCCCGCTGGCCACTTACGCCCGCTACACGCGCTCGGCCATGCTCGACACACTCAACCGACCCTTCGTCACCGTGCTGCGCGCCAAGGGCCTCAGCGAGAACAGGATCATCTTCCAGCACGTGATGCGCAACTCGGCCATCCCGCTGGTGACGGTCTTCCTGCCCATGTTCATCGGCACCGCCACCGGCTCGATCTTCGTCGAAGCCATGTTCCGCGTTCCAGGCCTGGGTGCCTACTTCGTTTCGTCCATCGAGGTGCGTGACTACACGCTGCAAATGGCGCTGATGCTGATGATCACCTTCATGTACTGTGTCGCCTACCTTCTATCCGACATCATCTACGCCCTGCTCAATCCCCGCATCCGCGTCGGAGGCGCCGAATGA
- a CDS encoding ABC transporter permease has translation MTDATAPMPVTRQRGPLWFAWRRFLSNKAAVIGGAVLGILVLMAIFAPLITPYHPEAQSFLTEALAFPSAEHWFGIDNLGRDFYSRIVYGSRVSLTIGFTAALFSVLVGIPLGALAGYFGGRIDWVIMRIIEVFSVIPPLLAALLLGAITRGGYGTIVFIAALFGWVQVCLLVRAQVKSFREKEFVRAAQALGASPWYIIRRHLIPNSISPIIIGFVLAIPLAMMLEASLSFLGVGVPPPTPTWGQMINEGIDFMFFYWHLAVFPTAALAISVLAASLFGDGLRDALDPTLKGR, from the coding sequence ATGACCGACGCCACCGCACCCATGCCCGTGACCCGCCAGCGCGGCCCGCTCTGGTTCGCCTGGCGCCGCTTTTTGTCCAACAAGGCCGCCGTCATCGGCGGCGCGGTTCTCGGCATCCTGGTCCTGATGGCCATCTTCGCGCCGCTGATCACGCCCTATCATCCCGAGGCCCAGAGCTTCCTCACCGAGGCGCTGGCGTTTCCCTCTGCCGAGCACTGGTTCGGCATCGACAATCTGGGCCGGGACTTCTATTCGCGTATCGTCTATGGCTCGCGCGTTTCGCTCACCATCGGCTTCACAGCTGCCCTGTTCAGCGTCCTCGTTGGCATTCCGCTCGGTGCCCTCGCCGGCTATTTTGGCGGCCGCATCGACTGGGTGATCATGCGCATCATCGAAGTCTTCTCCGTCATCCCGCCACTGCTCGCCGCCCTGCTGCTGGGCGCCATCACCCGTGGTGGCTACGGCACCATCGTCTTCATCGCAGCCCTCTTCGGCTGGGTGCAGGTCTGCCTGCTGGTCCGCGCCCAGGTGAAATCCTTCCGCGAGAAGGAGTTCGTCCGCGCCGCCCAGGCGCTCGGCGCCTCACCCTGGTACATTATCCGCCGCCACCTGATCCCCAATTCGATCAGCCCGATCATCATCGGCTTCGTCCTGGCGATCCCGCTGGCGATGATGCTCGAAGCCTCGCTGAGCTTCCTCGGCGTCGGCGTCCCGCCGCCCACGCCGACCTGGGGCCAGATGATCAATGAGGGCATCGACTTCATGTTCTTCTATTGGCACCTGGCGGTCTTCCCCACCGCCGCTCTCGCCATATCAGTGCTCGCGGCCTCGCTCTTCGGCGATGGCTTGCGCGATGCGCTCGACCCGACTTTGAAAGGCCGCTGA
- a CDS encoding aminotransferase class V-fold PLP-dependent enzyme → MSENLARQFLIRDDVVFLNHGSFGACPRPVFAKYQEWQLELERQPVEFLGRNLTETMRQPRIALAAELGTTPDNIVGLTNATLGLNIVAQSLDLKPGDQILTTDHEYSALEKTWAYVCRKTGAEVVVVKVPMPLLTEGQFTDTIVAGMTDRTKVLFLSHITSPTALLFPIERSIAEARKRGIWSVIDGAHTPGHIKLELDKLGADFYSGNCHKWMMAPKGSAFLHARPEVQGLINPLVISHGWTADSKNPGAKGAFGNTPFIDELEMQGTRDPAPWLTVPAALDYRRDNDWPSVQAHCHALALDTARRLGERTGLAPLSAPEFSAPQMIAMPIPECDTEQLKLALYDKYRIEIPVFKWQDTCICRLSVQGYNSKPQMDLLIDALTDLLALKGGSARQAS, encoded by the coding sequence TTGTCCGAAAATCTCGCCCGGCAGTTCCTGATCCGCGACGATGTCGTCTTCCTCAACCACGGCTCGTTCGGCGCCTGCCCGCGCCCGGTCTTCGCCAAATATCAGGAATGGCAGCTCGAACTCGAGCGCCAGCCGGTGGAATTCCTCGGCCGCAACCTGACCGAGACCATGCGTCAGCCACGCATCGCGCTCGCGGCCGAACTCGGCACGACGCCGGACAATATCGTCGGCCTGACCAATGCCACGCTCGGCCTCAACATCGTCGCCCAATCGCTTGACCTGAAGCCCGGCGACCAGATCCTCACCACCGACCACGAATATTCGGCCCTGGAAAAGACCTGGGCCTATGTCTGCCGCAAGACCGGCGCCGAGGTCGTCGTGGTCAAAGTGCCCATGCCGCTCCTGACCGAAGGGCAGTTCACCGACACCATCGTGGCAGGCATGACCGACCGAACCAAGGTGCTGTTCCTCAGCCACATCACCTCGCCCACTGCCCTGCTCTTCCCCATCGAGCGTTCCATCGCCGAGGCACGCAAGCGGGGTATCTGGAGCGTCATCGACGGCGCCCACACACCGGGCCACATCAAGCTCGAACTCGACAAACTCGGCGCCGATTTCTATTCCGGCAACTGCCACAAATGGATGATGGCCCCCAAGGGCTCGGCCTTCCTCCACGCTCGCCCGGAAGTCCAGGGCCTGATCAATCCGCTGGTCATATCCCACGGCTGGACCGCCGACTCCAAGAACCCGGGCGCCAAGGGCGCGTTCGGCAATACCCCCTTCATCGACGAACTGGAAATGCAGGGCACCCGCGATCCCGCGCCCTGGCTCACCGTCCCCGCCGCCCTCGACTATCGCCGCGACAACGACTGGCCCAGCGTCCAGGCGCACTGCCACGCGCTGGCTCTCGACACAGCCCGGCGCCTCGGTGAACGCACCGGCCTCGCCCCGCTCAGCGCCCCCGAATTCAGCGCCCCGCAAATGATCGCCATGCCGATTCCCGAATGCGATACCGAACAGCTCAAGCTCGCTCTCTACGACAAGTACCGCATCGAGATTCCGGTCTTCAAATGGCAGGACACCTGCATCTGCCGCCTCTCGGTGCAGGGCTACAATTCCAAGCCGCAGATGGACCTGCTGATCGACGCGCTGACCGACCTGTTAGCCTTGAAAGGTGGATCGGCGCGCCAGGCCTCATAG
- a CDS encoding FadR/GntR family transcriptional regulator: MRQALDYLEPIETRTRGVAVLDALADMVERSGLKIGDRLPPEVSLAATLGVGRSTIREALNRWEGLGIIRRRRGDGTYLSARVQTSRGLVPTMVRLEGEALLRLMEIRRTLENDVVRKATVKATASQRQQISNLCDLLLIEVNAGRPWRKADHAFHGAIYDATGNPMYGQLLMNLDHALERGGSSPFAADNFGLDSFPIHRDLADAILAADVERGVDAMNRLLDTVEREVQAIIDGRPS, translated from the coding sequence GTGAGACAGGCATTGGATTATCTCGAGCCGATCGAAACCCGCACACGCGGCGTGGCGGTGCTCGATGCGCTGGCCGATATGGTCGAGCGCTCCGGCCTCAAGATCGGGGATCGCCTGCCGCCCGAAGTTTCACTCGCTGCCACGCTCGGCGTCGGCCGCTCGACCATCCGCGAAGCGCTCAACCGCTGGGAGGGCCTGGGCATCATCCGCCGTCGCCGCGGCGACGGCACCTACCTCTCCGCCCGCGTCCAGACCTCGCGCGGCCTCGTACCGACAATGGTCCGTCTTGAAGGCGAGGCCCTGCTCCGCCTCATGGAAATCCGCCGCACGCTCGAAAACGACGTCGTGCGCAAAGCCACGGTGAAAGCGACCGCCAGCCAGCGCCAACAGATTTCCAACCTCTGCGACCTGCTGTTGATCGAAGTGAACGCCGGCCGCCCCTGGCGTAAGGCCGACCACGCCTTCCACGGCGCCATCTACGATGCCACCGGCAACCCCATGTACGGCCAGTTGCTGATGAACCTCGACCACGCCCTCGAACGCGGAGGCTCTTCGCCATTCGCGGCCGACAATTTCGGCCTCGACTCCTTCCCCATCCACCGCGACCTGGCCGATGCCATCCTCGCCGCCGATGTGGAAAGAGGCGTCGACGCCATGAACCGCCTGCTCGACACGGTTGAACGCGAAGTCCAGGCCATCATCGACGGCAGGCCAAGCTGA